One region of Streptomyces capillispiralis genomic DNA includes:
- a CDS encoding Xaa-Pro dipeptidyl-peptidase, translated as MPKRTRFTPWRTLAAAATAALTATLLTPAAAEAAPRESLPVHSYEDAVREAVWVDTGLDEDRDGATDRVAVDIVRPREPARQGRKVPVIMDASPYYSCCGRGNESQKKTYDENGDVVQMPLFYDNYFVPRGYAVVGVDLAGTNRSDGCVDVGGRSDVQSAKAVVDWLNGRGTAYTTRTGTERADAGWTNGRTGMIGKSWDGTIANGVAATGVEGLETIVPIAAISSWYDYYFSQGAPLYDSGPDWLSQYVESPDARARCAAVQDELVEGAPRTGDWTPLWSERDYVRAAKNVKASVFLVHGAQDLNVRMQHVGPWWDALAKNGVQRKIWLSQTGHVDPFDFRRADWVDTLHRWFDHELLGLDNGIDREPMADIERRPDQWVTSTTWPPRGTDTATLRPARGTEPGVGTLGLRGSRGTETFTDDPRLSETDWAARVDTPTPDKAGFVTGPLTRDLRLSGASRVTVTATPSTPTAHLSAVLVDLGPGTIRDYADDGEGITTVTDRTCWGESTAGDSSCYKETRAKTVDVGHTIVSRGWADLGHRDGAGAPLTPGERRTVTLDLAATDHVVPEGHRLALIVAGTDRGLIDPPADTPALTLDLARTSAQVPFVGGAAAFARATAGSHATPRNTDQETVPDGVRRPAPTDRRVPGEAP; from the coding sequence ATGCCGAAACGCACGCGCTTCACGCCCTGGAGAACCCTCGCCGCGGCGGCCACCGCCGCCCTGACGGCCACGCTGCTCACCCCCGCCGCGGCGGAGGCCGCGCCGCGCGAGAGCCTGCCCGTCCACTCCTACGAGGACGCCGTCCGCGAGGCCGTCTGGGTGGACACCGGACTCGACGAGGACCGGGACGGCGCGACCGACCGGGTCGCCGTCGACATCGTCCGGCCCCGCGAACCCGCGCGGCAGGGCCGCAAGGTGCCCGTCATCATGGACGCCAGCCCGTACTACTCCTGCTGCGGACGCGGCAACGAGAGCCAGAAGAAGACCTACGACGAGAACGGCGACGTCGTACAGATGCCGCTGTTCTACGACAACTACTTCGTGCCGCGCGGCTACGCCGTCGTCGGCGTCGACCTGGCCGGGACCAACCGCTCCGACGGCTGCGTGGACGTCGGCGGCCGCTCCGACGTCCAGTCCGCGAAGGCCGTCGTCGACTGGCTCAACGGCCGCGGCACGGCGTACACCACCCGCACCGGCACCGAACGGGCCGACGCCGGCTGGACCAACGGCCGCACCGGAATGATCGGCAAGAGCTGGGACGGCACCATCGCCAACGGCGTCGCCGCGACCGGCGTCGAGGGCCTGGAGACCATCGTCCCGATCGCCGCCATCTCCTCCTGGTACGACTACTACTTCAGCCAGGGCGCCCCGCTGTACGACTCCGGCCCCGATTGGCTGTCGCAGTACGTCGAGAGCCCCGACGCCCGCGCCCGGTGCGCCGCCGTGCAGGACGAACTCGTCGAGGGCGCCCCGCGCACCGGCGACTGGACGCCCCTGTGGTCCGAACGCGACTACGTGCGGGCCGCGAAGAACGTGAAGGCCAGCGTCTTCCTGGTGCACGGCGCGCAGGACCTCAACGTGCGCATGCAGCACGTCGGCCCCTGGTGGGACGCGCTGGCGAAGAACGGGGTGCAGCGCAAGATCTGGCTCTCCCAGACCGGCCACGTCGACCCCTTCGACTTCCGCCGCGCCGACTGGGTCGACACCCTGCACCGCTGGTTCGACCACGAACTCCTCGGCCTCGACAACGGCATCGACCGTGAGCCGATGGCCGACATCGAACGCCGTCCCGACCAGTGGGTCACCTCGACCACCTGGCCGCCGCGCGGCACCGACACCGCCACCCTGCGTCCCGCCCGGGGCACCGAGCCGGGCGTCGGCACCCTGGGCCTGCGCGGGAGCAGGGGCACCGAGACCTTCACCGACGACCCGCGGCTGAGCGAGACCGACTGGGCCGCCCGCGTCGACACCCCGACCCCGGACAAGGCGGGCTTCGTCACCGGGCCGCTCACCCGCGACCTGCGGCTGTCCGGCGCCTCCCGGGTCACCGTCACCGCCACTCCCAGTACCCCGACGGCCCACCTGAGCGCCGTCCTCGTGGACCTCGGCCCCGGCACCATCCGTGACTACGCCGACGACGGCGAGGGCATCACCACCGTCACCGACCGCACCTGCTGGGGCGAGAGCACCGCCGGGGACAGCTCCTGCTACAAGGAGACCCGCGCCAAGACCGTCGACGTCGGCCACACGATCGTCAGCCGCGGCTGGGCCGACCTCGGACACCGCGACGGCGCGGGCGCCCCCCTCACCCCCGGCGAGCGCCGCACGGTCACCCTCGACCTCGCGGCCACCGACCACGTCGTCCCCGAGGGCCACCGCCTGGCGCTGATCGTCGCCGGCACCGACCGGGGCCTGATCGACCCGCCGGCCGACACCCCCGCCCTCACCCTCGACCTGGCCCGCACCTCCGCGCAGGTCCCGTTCGTCGGCGGCGCGGCGGCGTTCGCCCGCGCCACCGCCGGCTCCCACGCCACGCCCCGGAACACGGACCAGGAGACGGTTCCGGACGGCGTACGCCGACCCGCCCCCACCGACCGGCGTGTCCCCGGAGAGGCCCCGTGA